In Epilithonimonas zeae, a single window of DNA contains:
- a CDS encoding T9SS type A sorting domain-containing protein yields the protein MDVKLLFKWLFLFMFGITSAQQITLDTSLVSDEPNTIEEFWYWSGGFPVVGTGFSPNSTVTVYDTDANGERWRDFTGTVDAQGNFSVQISAKMIRSLKGAHTVKAIDGQGKTATATLQVVANENEVLEASVSNKTLTMQQFFNFGIKLHAKNIEPNAQVVVHIFSPNESGSGITGKYYADANGNFDIDFNGNTPTYPWGDTMPDVAGTWRINVEQFETNFYGTTEFRVLPDNPSPQSYDLISNVDNGIPSTPITRFEVNDVGYNSDPNSSAFYEDMTDKVFDLQAGQTYNVKIKGKNRVDYAPDTYTLFVDWNHNGILDESNEIISEGYIFASSGVDDKFTQFPITVPQNAINGNTRIRVLKMQSATEYSMFWPTGASGYYYNSGQAEDYTLNISGGIADPGCAFNCPSDINVNTIPGGETAVVNYNLPFNCGSQGSSSCGIDYPGNNYENWMPASNFNTVANDFVIPAGKTLKIDKVIPHLIRFSYGATVAFYKDNNGKPGELIMNYATPTIESQNEIGTTTGGTAYETVIKLPEVLELTSGKYWVAINMQGPLVSWEIKSALSNGTTAFTTGDGQNWTAKEGFDGVFKVSYVCETSEPQVVLVQGLESGAAFPEGNTVVIHNLVYEGAIIDTCVFNVNVNKILGTTEISKNQISFYPNPVKDILKVSNIKDINNIGVYDMSGKQVFEKELHQKDAEINLSKLASGIYIMKVGSGNEVKAFKLIKK from the coding sequence ATGGATGTGAAATTACTATTTAAGTGGCTGTTTCTATTTATGTTCGGCATAACTAGCGCACAGCAGATTACATTGGATACTTCTTTGGTTTCCGATGAACCAAATACAATTGAAGAATTTTGGTATTGGTCAGGCGGGTTTCCTGTTGTTGGAACTGGATTTTCTCCTAACTCTACAGTTACAGTTTATGATACTGACGCAAATGGGGAAAGATGGAGAGATTTTACAGGAACCGTTGATGCTCAAGGGAATTTTTCTGTACAGATAAGCGCCAAGATGATTCGTTCTTTGAAAGGTGCTCATACAGTGAAGGCAATAGATGGACAAGGAAAAACTGCAACCGCGACATTACAAGTTGTCGCAAATGAAAATGAAGTATTGGAAGCTTCAGTTTCTAATAAAACATTGACAATGCAACAGTTTTTTAACTTTGGGATAAAACTACACGCCAAAAATATTGAACCGAATGCACAAGTTGTGGTCCATATTTTCTCTCCGAACGAGTCTGGCTCAGGAATTACCGGAAAATACTATGCAGATGCCAACGGAAATTTTGATATTGATTTCAATGGAAATACGCCAACTTATCCTTGGGGAGATACGATGCCTGATGTAGCAGGAACCTGGAGAATCAATGTAGAGCAATTTGAAACTAATTTCTACGGTACAACAGAATTTAGGGTATTGCCAGACAACCCCAGTCCACAGTCGTATGATTTAATTTCTAATGTGGACAATGGCATTCCGTCAACACCAATAACACGTTTCGAAGTGAATGATGTGGGCTACAATTCAGACCCAAATAGTTCTGCTTTCTATGAAGATATGACAGATAAAGTGTTCGATCTACAAGCAGGTCAAACTTACAATGTAAAAATCAAGGGTAAAAACCGTGTAGATTATGCGCCGGATACTTATACTCTTTTCGTTGACTGGAATCACAACGGTATTCTGGATGAAAGCAATGAAATCATCAGTGAAGGTTATATTTTCGCATCTTCTGGTGTAGATGATAAATTCACACAATTCCCAATAACAGTTCCGCAAAATGCAATCAACGGGAATACAAGAATAAGGGTTCTGAAAATGCAATCAGCCACAGAATATTCTATGTTTTGGCCAACAGGTGCTTCAGGTTATTATTACAATTCCGGACAAGCGGAAGATTATACTTTGAATATTTCTGGTGGTATTGCAGATCCAGGATGTGCTTTTAACTGTCCTTCAGATATTAATGTGAATACAATCCCAGGAGGAGAAACTGCGGTCGTAAATTACAATTTGCCATTCAATTGCGGTTCTCAAGGAAGCTCCAGTTGTGGCATAGACTATCCTGGAAATAATTATGAAAACTGGATGCCGGCTTCAAACTTCAATACTGTAGCTAACGACTTTGTGATTCCTGCTGGAAAAACTTTGAAAATCGATAAAGTAATTCCTCATTTGATCAGATTCTCTTACGGAGCCACTGTTGCATTCTATAAAGATAATAATGGCAAACCGGGAGAGTTGATTATGAATTATGCTACGCCAACGATCGAATCACAAAACGAGATAGGAACTACTACCGGTGGAACAGCATATGAAACGGTTATCAAATTGCCTGAGGTATTAGAATTGACATCGGGGAAATATTGGGTTGCCATTAATATGCAGGGGCCGTTGGTTTCTTGGGAAATAAAATCGGCCTTATCAAACGGAACCACTGCATTTACAACAGGGGATGGACAGAACTGGACAGCAAAAGAAGGTTTTGATGGCGTTTTCAAGGTGAGCTATGTTTGTGAGACTTCAGAACCACAAGTTGTTTTGGTTCAAGGATTAGAATCTGGAGCTGCATTTCCTGAAGGTAATACTGTTGTTATCCATAACCTTGTATACGAAGGTGCTATAATAGATACTTGTGTATTTAATGTAAACGTTAATAAGATCCTTGGCACAACAGAGATCTCTAAAAATCAAATCTCTTTCTATCCAAATCCGGTAAAAGATATTTTGAAAGTTTCTAACATTAAGGATATTAACAATATAGGTGTTTATGATATGTCAGGCAAACAGGTTTTTGAAAAAGAATTGCATCAAAAAGATGCAGAAATAAACCTTTCCAAACTGGCTTCCGGAATTTACATTATGAAAGTAGGCAGCGGAAATGAAGTGAAGGCTTTCAAGCTTATCAAAAAATAA
- a CDS encoding tetratricopeptide repeat protein — MRWAFCVFLTFNLIFVSGQTSLSKDPDNYATTLLKQTVDYMQTNRTKAMSYLQEALKLENKLADSTKISLYVTAGNTYKDQESYYQALNYYYKGLEINNKTNSRDSYSILNNIGGCYYLMGNFKKARQFWEQSLKKFESSKPDEKSVEGSIIYNNLAVLEKEQGNYARALEMLKEFKTRNTVAKDTLNIIMAYENIANVNLKLKETETAVDNLRQGITLAKKIKSPYDIASLYNILGNIYLNNIINRDSALYYLKNSYDISEKSSFSDLKLFSSENLVKLFEKEKDYKNALQYLHTAKSLSEASINQENNKKVNRLEIEFNEKMTQNELLASQTKRERFFIFGIVLLLSFSVIIFLLFQLQKNKTAKRVAENELLAKKLEEKNKELTNSAIQMLQTSEIIQSTQKELSELNSGTEMSDNKIFHIISELKKSSKGFGKDEFYKIFMETEDQFYKKLLNEFPDLTKNELRLCAFLKLNLSSKEISDITHQSPHSIVVARSRLRKKLRLSNSESLNNFLIKY, encoded by the coding sequence ATGCGTTGGGCTTTTTGTGTTTTTTTAACTTTTAACCTGATATTTGTTTCCGGTCAGACAAGTCTTTCCAAAGACCCGGACAATTACGCCACTACTCTTCTGAAGCAGACGGTGGATTATATGCAAACCAACAGAACAAAGGCAATGAGTTATCTGCAAGAAGCCCTAAAGCTGGAAAACAAATTGGCAGACAGCACAAAAATCAGTCTGTATGTTACTGCAGGAAACACATATAAAGATCAAGAATCTTACTACCAAGCGCTTAATTATTATTACAAAGGATTAGAAATCAACAACAAAACAAATTCACGTGATTCTTATTCTATCTTAAATAATATTGGAGGTTGTTATTACCTAATGGGAAATTTCAAGAAGGCTAGACAGTTTTGGGAACAATCGCTTAAAAAATTCGAAAGCAGTAAACCTGATGAGAAATCTGTAGAAGGCTCAATTATTTACAACAATCTCGCAGTTCTGGAAAAAGAACAAGGAAATTATGCCCGAGCGTTGGAAATGCTGAAAGAATTCAAGACTCGGAATACGGTTGCAAAAGACACGCTTAACATTATTATGGCTTATGAAAATATTGCCAACGTTAATCTGAAATTAAAAGAAACCGAAACCGCAGTCGATAACCTGAGACAAGGCATCACTCTGGCAAAGAAAATCAAATCGCCTTACGACATTGCAAGTCTTTACAACATCTTGGGAAACATCTACCTCAACAATATTATCAACAGAGATTCTGCATTATATTATTTGAAAAATTCATACGACATTTCAGAAAAGAGTAGCTTTTCTGATTTAAAGTTGTTTTCATCGGAAAATTTGGTAAAACTATTCGAAAAGGAAAAAGATTACAAAAATGCATTGCAATATCTTCATACGGCAAAATCATTATCCGAAGCTTCCATCAATCAGGAAAATAATAAAAAAGTAAACCGATTGGAGATTGAATTCAATGAAAAAATGACCCAAAATGAACTTTTAGCTTCTCAAACCAAAAGAGAGCGCTTTTTTATTTTCGGAATTGTCTTGCTTTTATCTTTCTCGGTTATCATCTTTTTATTATTCCAATTACAGAAAAATAAAACAGCCAAAAGAGTTGCCGAAAACGAATTATTAGCCAAGAAATTAGAAGAAAAAAACAAAGAGCTTACGAATAGCGCTATCCAAATGTTGCAAACTTCAGAAATTATCCAATCCACACAAAAAGAATTGAGCGAGCTGAATTCAGGAACGGAAATGTCGGATAATAAAATATTTCACATTATTTCTGAACTCAAAAAAAGTTCAAAAGGCTTTGGAAAAGATGAGTTCTATAAGATTTTCATGGAAACCGAAGACCAATTCTATAAAAAACTCCTGAATGAATTTCCCGACTTGACTAAAAACGAATTGAGACTTTGTGCTTTCCTTAAACTTAATTTATCGTCAAAAGAAATTTCCGACATTACACACCAAAGTCCCCACAGCATTGTAGTTGCGAGATCCAGACTTAGAAAAAAATTAAGACTCTCCAATTCAGAAAGTCTTAATAATTTTTTGATTAAATATTAG
- a CDS encoding OsmC family protein, with amino-acid sequence MKRSAKAVWKGTVKDGSGVLTTQSTTLNETQYSFKSRFEDGVGTNPEELLAAAHAGCFTMKTSALLSEAGFIPESLETDCKISLVDGKITLSELTLNAKIPGISEDDFQKIAKDAKENCPVSQAFSFEKSLTATLLS; translated from the coding sequence ATGAAAAGAAGTGCAAAAGCAGTCTGGAAAGGTACTGTAAAAGACGGAAGCGGCGTTTTGACAACGCAAAGTACAACACTTAATGAAACTCAGTATTCCTTCAAAAGCAGATTTGAAGACGGTGTTGGAACCAATCCGGAAGAATTGTTGGCAGCAGCTCACGCGGGTTGTTTTACAATGAAAACTTCAGCTCTGTTGTCAGAAGCAGGTTTTATTCCAGAATCTTTGGAAACAGATTGTAAAATCTCTTTGGTTGATGGAAAAATCACGTTGTCAGAATTGACTTTAAATGCAAAAATCCCCGGAATCTCAGAAGATGATTTCCAGAAAATTGCAAAAGATGCCAAGGAAAATTGTCCTGTAAGTCAGGCTTTCAGTTTCGAAAAATCGTTGACTGCTACTTTACTTAGCTAA
- a CDS encoding META domain-containing protein — protein sequence MKFLQSIGILSLILLLTVSCKSSNNSMSGMQNLHKKWMLVEYKDFTKEELVKLEAHIDLTKNTESPNRYTAKMGCNGMFFTAEFNNGKAKFSGVGSTMMYCDGRMKLEDSFGKALPNMTEYKIEGHFLTLSNANGDKMKFVEQDWD from the coding sequence ATGAAATTTCTACAGTCAATCGGTATTTTATCATTAATATTACTACTTACAGTTTCTTGTAAATCATCAAATAATTCTATGTCAGGAATGCAGAATCTTCACAAAAAGTGGATGCTCGTTGAATACAAAGATTTTACCAAGGAAGAATTGGTAAAGTTGGAAGCTCATATTGATTTGACGAAAAATACAGAATCGCCCAATCGTTACACCGCAAAAATGGGTTGCAACGGAATGTTTTTCACGGCAGAATTTAATAATGGAAAAGCAAAATTCTCAGGCGTTGGTTCCACAATGATGTATTGTGATGGGCGAATGAAATTAGAAGACTCATTCGGAAAAGCTTTACCAAATATGACAGAGTACAAAATCGAAGGACATTTCTTAACTTTATCCAATGCAAACGGCGACAAAATGAAATTTGTTGAGCAAGATTGGGATTGA
- a CDS encoding S46 family peptidase: protein MKKIFLALTFLLSFAQMRADEGMWLLMLVKRLNGVDMQKEGLHLTPEEIYSVNNSSLKDAIVSFGGFCTGEMVSDKGLIFTNHHCGYDAVAAASTPEKDYLKNGFWAMKPNEEFNAKGLYVRFLVRMDDVSERINAKLNNNMSAADRKAVIDAEYKAIQTENSENGKYTVVVRDFFNGNEFYYFVYQDYKDIRLVGAPPSSLGKFGGDTDNWEWPRHTADFTVFRAYADANGNPAEYSETNVPLKPKHHLPVSLKGYKPGDFTMILGYPGRTNRYLTSYGIEQMVDKDYPAWVEASKVAMDVMKKYMDKDKATQLDYASQYASVANYWKNRQGTIDAVKKNGTVAEKRKLEETYNEWAAQSPNEQTYYIVLPEIKAYYNQVSGRNVERNYGGLLQRNAHYIATAYQLGSLFKTYADQDEAGKAAMKTKVLDAVDKAYDGFHDNVEGEMLNSLASLYKTRVAKEFASPTILAADVNNLSTLAYESVFANKKSALAFVENPDRLKIDADKLRQFANGVVEDQKLGLEKFAKVDENFAKNSRLFLDGLRKAQPEKKFYPDANSTMRLTYGTIETLPVREDRNYKGIKENYYTDINGMVAKYKKGDEEFDLPQKVLDLAKKKDYGQYADKKGGFMPINFLSNNDITGGNSGSPIIDGNGHLIGLAFDGNSEALSGDIVFEPQLQRTINVDVRYVLWVIDKYAGATRLISELTLVK from the coding sequence ATGAAAAAAATATTTTTGGCGCTGACTTTTTTATTGAGCTTTGCGCAAATGAGAGCAGACGAGGGAATGTGGCTTCTGATGCTCGTGAAACGTCTGAACGGCGTGGATATGCAGAAAGAAGGTCTGCACTTGACTCCGGAAGAAATCTATTCTGTCAACAACTCTAGCTTAAAAGATGCCATCGTAAGTTTCGGCGGATTCTGTACTGGAGAAATGGTTTCTGACAAAGGATTGATTTTTACGAATCACCACTGTGGTTACGATGCTGTTGCTGCAGCTTCTACACCTGAAAAAGATTATTTGAAAAACGGATTCTGGGCAATGAAACCGAATGAGGAATTCAATGCAAAAGGTCTTTACGTGAGATTTTTGGTAAGAATGGATGACGTTTCTGAAAGAATCAATGCAAAATTGAATAACAATATGTCTGCAGCAGACAGAAAAGCGGTTATCGATGCAGAATATAAAGCTATCCAAACAGAAAATTCTGAGAACGGAAAATATACTGTTGTTGTAAGAGATTTTTTCAACGGGAACGAGTTCTATTATTTTGTTTATCAAGACTATAAAGATATTCGTTTAGTTGGTGCTCCGCCTTCATCATTAGGAAAATTCGGTGGTGATACAGACAACTGGGAATGGCCAAGACACACTGCAGATTTCACGGTTTTCCGTGCTTATGCAGATGCCAATGGCAACCCAGCAGAATACTCTGAAACCAACGTTCCTCTGAAGCCAAAACATCATTTACCAGTTTCTCTTAAAGGTTACAAGCCTGGAGATTTTACAATGATTCTTGGGTATCCTGGTAGAACCAACCGTTATTTGACGTCTTACGGAATCGAGCAAATGGTTGACAAAGATTATCCGGCATGGGTAGAAGCTTCTAAAGTGGCGATGGATGTGATGAAGAAGTATATGGACAAAGACAAAGCGACTCAATTAGATTACGCTTCTCAGTACGCAAGTGTTGCCAATTACTGGAAAAACAGACAAGGAACGATTGACGCTGTTAAGAAAAACGGAACAGTTGCTGAAAAGAGAAAACTGGAAGAAACATATAACGAATGGGCGGCACAATCTCCGAATGAGCAAACTTATTACATTGTTTTACCAGAAATTAAAGCTTATTACAATCAGGTTTCCGGAAGAAATGTAGAGAGAAACTATGGTGGACTTTTACAGAGAAATGCGCATTACATCGCAACAGCTTATCAGTTAGGAAGTCTTTTCAAAACGTATGCTGACCAGGACGAAGCTGGAAAAGCAGCTATGAAAACGAAAGTTCTTGACGCTGTTGATAAAGCTTACGACGGTTTTCACGATAATGTTGAAGGCGAAATGCTGAACTCTCTTGCTTCTCTTTACAAAACAAGAGTGGCTAAAGAATTTGCTTCTCCAACTATTTTGGCTGCAGATGTAAACAATCTTTCAACTTTGGCTTATGAGTCTGTTTTTGCTAATAAAAAATCGGCTTTAGCTTTTGTAGAAAATCCTGACAGATTGAAAATCGATGCTGATAAATTGAGACAATTCGCAAATGGAGTTGTTGAAGACCAAAAATTAGGATTGGAAAAATTTGCTAAGGTAGATGAGAACTTTGCTAAAAACAGCAGACTTTTCTTAGACGGACTTAGAAAAGCTCAGCCTGAGAAAAAATTCTATCCGGATGCTAACTCTACAATGAGATTGACTTACGGAACGATTGAAACACTTCCTGTAAGAGAAGACAGAAACTATAAAGGAATCAAGGAAAACTATTATACCGACATCAATGGTATGGTTGCTAAATACAAAAAAGGCGACGAAGAATTTGACCTTCCTCAAAAAGTTCTAGACCTTGCTAAGAAAAAAGATTACGGACAATATGCTGATAAAAAAGGCGGATTTATGCCTATCAACTTCTTGTCTAATAATGATATCACAGGAGGCAACTCAGGTTCTCCAATTATCGATGGAAACGGTCACTTGATTGGTCTAGCTTTCGATGGAAACAGCGAAGCTTTGAGTGGTGATATCGTTTTCGAACCACAATTGCAAAGAACAATTAATGTTGACGTTCGTTACGTACTTTGGGTAATTGACAAATATGCTGGCGCGACGAGATTAATAAGCGAGCTGACATTAGTAAAATAA
- a CDS encoding calcium:proton antiporter — MSLKTLLHWSFIFPLLSLIYYLLGVTDDSPLLAVLGGVLLITSVLGAVHHAEVVAHKVGEPFGTIILAIAITVLEVGLIVSLMVAGGKETHTLARDTVFAAVMLILNGILGACLLVGGIKFKEQFFARTSGNMALISLVAIVVMTLILPNYTTSELSATFSKAQLIFFSVASLVIYSTFLMVQTVRHRNYFLPENDDEPHAEPPTNFESTMSLIFLIICLGVVVFLAKALSPQIENMVHNFGAPQALVGVIIAAVVLLPEGMAAIKAARRNQFQTSLNLALGSAIASIGLTIPCVAVVSIIYEMPLLLGLDIKSMVLLALSLYTVMLSLNRGKTNILYGVVLLVNLFAYIFTVIVP, encoded by the coding sequence ATGAGTTTAAAAACCCTACTTCATTGGTCCTTTATTTTCCCGCTTTTATCATTAATTTACTATCTACTTGGTGTTACAGACGACAGTCCGTTGTTGGCTGTATTAGGTGGCGTTTTGTTAATCACTTCCGTTTTAGGAGCCGTTCATCACGCAGAAGTTGTAGCTCATAAAGTAGGCGAACCATTCGGAACAATCATTCTTGCGATAGCCATTACAGTTCTGGAAGTAGGATTAATTGTTTCCTTAATGGTAGCCGGAGGAAAAGAAACGCACACACTCGCAAGAGATACCGTTTTCGCAGCAGTAATGTTGATTTTAAATGGAATTCTAGGTGCTTGTCTTTTAGTAGGCGGCATCAAATTCAAAGAACAATTCTTTGCCAGAACTTCCGGAAATATGGCGTTGATAAGTCTCGTTGCAATTGTCGTAATGACTTTGATTTTACCCAATTATACCACCAGCGAACTTTCAGCAACATTTAGCAAAGCACAATTGATATTCTTTTCCGTCGCGTCTCTCGTGATTTACAGTACATTTTTGATGGTACAAACCGTGAGACACAGAAATTACTTTCTTCCGGAAAACGATGATGAACCACACGCAGAACCACCAACCAACTTCGAAAGTACAATGAGCTTGATTTTCCTGATTATCTGTTTGGGCGTTGTTGTATTTTTAGCAAAAGCATTGTCTCCGCAAATAGAAAATATGGTTCATAATTTTGGGGCACCACAAGCATTAGTCGGGGTAATCATTGCAGCTGTTGTCCTTTTACCGGAAGGAATGGCGGCGATAAAAGCAGCAAGAAGAAATCAATTTCAAACAAGCTTAAATCTGGCTTTAGGTTCAGCTATTGCGAGTATCGGATTGACGATTCCTTGCGTTGCAGTAGTTTCTATTATTTACGAAATGCCTTTATTACTTGGACTCGATATCAAATCAATGGTTTTACTTGCACTGTCGCTTTACACCGTGATGCTATCCTTAAACCGGGGAAAAACCAACATTCTTTACGGCGTTGTACTTTTGGTTAATCTCTTCGCCTATATTTTTACCGTTATCGTTCCTTAA
- a CDS encoding GNAT family N-acetyltransferase — protein sequence MKTFETERLRMKVADLDDADFFLELYNLPSFIKHIGDRKLCTKQDAEQYIKDRFLPHIEKLGYGNYVVIHKELDKKIGAVGVFVREGIEVPDIGFSFFPDYEGKGFAYESASKLKELVATNFGLTKISAMTSDENISSQKLIERLGLKFQKYVIFPDDNEELRYYEN from the coding sequence ATGAAAACCTTCGAAACCGAACGATTAAGAATGAAAGTCGCAGACCTAGACGATGCAGATTTCTTTCTAGAATTATATAATTTACCTTCATTCATCAAACATATTGGCGACCGAAAGCTCTGCACCAAACAAGATGCAGAACAATATATTAAGGACAGATTTCTCCCTCACATTGAAAAATTAGGTTACGGAAATTATGTTGTGATTCATAAAGAACTTGACAAAAAAATCGGTGCTGTTGGCGTATTTGTTCGAGAAGGTATCGAAGTTCCTGATATTGGTTTTTCTTTCTTTCCGGATTATGAAGGTAAAGGGTTTGCTTATGAATCAGCTTCGAAACTGAAAGAATTAGTCGCCACTAATTTCGGTTTGACAAAAATCTCGGCAATGACTTCTGACGAAAATATTTCTTCTCAAAAACTAATTGAAAGACTAGGATTGAAATTCCAGAAATATGTCATTTTCCCCGATGACAATGAGGAGTTGAGATATTATGAAAATTAA
- a CDS encoding GNAT family N-acetyltransferase, which produces MSKTYETERLIIKLVDIDDAEFMMQLVNTEKWLKNIGDRNIHSLEDAQKYIREKNLPNIERLGYGNCVIILKSNNAKIGTVGLYDREGIDGVDIGFAFLEEYEGKGYAYESAKKVMDIGINDFGIKKVSAITLPENFSSIKLIEKLGLKFKEVVRIPNDDVDLNLYELNL; this is translated from the coding sequence ATGTCAAAAACTTACGAAACAGAACGCCTTATCATAAAGCTTGTCGATATCGATGATGCTGAATTTATGATGCAATTGGTCAACACAGAAAAATGGCTGAAAAATATTGGCGATAGAAATATTCACAGTCTTGAGGACGCTCAGAAATATATCCGCGAAAAGAATCTACCCAATATTGAAAGACTTGGCTATGGAAATTGTGTTATAATTCTGAAATCCAACAATGCGAAAATTGGAACTGTTGGTTTATATGACAGGGAAGGGATTGACGGCGTTGACATTGGTTTTGCATTTTTGGAAGAATATGAGGGAAAAGGTTACGCGTACGAATCCGCCAAAAAAGTGATGGATATCGGAATCAATGATTTTGGAATTAAAAAAGTCAGCGCAATAACTTTACCAGAGAATTTCTCTTCAATTAAATTAATTGAAAAATTGGGACTGAAATTCAAAGAAGTGGTAAGAATTCCGAATGATGATGTTGATCTTAATCTCTATGAACTCAATTTATAA
- a CDS encoding GyrI-like domain-containing protein, producing MNLPHRIEIIESKKLIGFSIKTSFQDDKTPIIWKKLMMRRNEITNRIPNRLFSLQIYPENFTPNQTFTKYALAEVSNYDNIPNDFELFDLESGKYLVFNYKGKAENGPELFRYLFQNFIPENQFEIDNRPHFEIFGDHYNPNDDSAEEEIWIPIK from the coding sequence ATGAATTTACCACACCGCATCGAAATTATTGAATCAAAAAAACTGATTGGATTCAGCATTAAAACTTCTTTTCAGGATGATAAAACACCTATTATCTGGAAGAAATTGATGATGAGAAGAAATGAAATCACCAATCGAATTCCGAATCGATTATTCTCGCTTCAAATCTATCCGGAGAATTTTACACCGAATCAAACTTTCACAAAATATGCTTTGGCTGAAGTCTCTAATTATGATAATATTCCAAATGATTTTGAGTTGTTTGACTTAGAAAGTGGAAAATATCTTGTTTTTAATTACAAAGGAAAAGCGGAAAACGGACCGGAACTTTTCCGATATCTATTTCAAAATTTCATTCCGGAAAATCAATTTGAAATTGACAACAGACCTCATTTTGAAATTTTCGGAGACCATTATAATCCGAATGACGATTCTGCTGAGGAAGAGATTTGGATTCCGATAAAATAG
- the bcp gene encoding thioredoxin-dependent thiol peroxidase, translated as MLNVGDSLPEFIGINQEGKNIDSEKLKGKKLVVFFYPKASTPGCTAEACNLRDNYSDLKKKGFQLLGVSADSVKRQKNFSDKNDLPFDVIADENHDIIDKFGVWQLKKFMGREFMGIVRTTFVFDENGICTQVIDKVKTKDHAAQILE; from the coding sequence ATGTTGAACGTTGGCGATTCTTTACCAGAATTTATTGGAATTAATCAGGAAGGAAAAAATATTGATTCAGAAAAACTAAAAGGCAAAAAATTGGTTGTTTTCTTTTATCCGAAAGCAAGCACACCTGGTTGTACTGCCGAGGCTTGTAATTTGAGAGATAATTATTCGGATTTGAAAAAGAAAGGTTTTCAATTATTAGGAGTGAGTGCGGATTCTGTGAAGCGTCAGAAGAATTTCAGTGATAAAAATGATTTGCCATTTGATGTCATTGCAGATGAAAATCACGACATCATTGACAAATTCGGAGTTTGGCAGCTGAAGAAATTTATGGGAAGAGAGTTTATGGGAATCGTGAGAACGACTTTTGTTTTTGATGAAAACGGAATTTGTACTCAGGTTATTGACAAAGTGAAAACCAAAGACCACGCTGCACAAATTTTAGAATAA
- a CDS encoding endonuclease III domain-containing protein, whose amino-acid sequence MTKKQRAKIVQEELEKLYPEVPIPLEHKDAYTLMVAVALSAQTTDKKVNQITPGLFAVADTPEKMAKLNVEEIKELLNGLGLTNNKAKNLKKMAEVLVEKYNSVVPQTYEELENLAGVGHKTASVVMSQGFGFPAFPVDTHIHRLMTQWKLTSGKNVVETERDAKSLWDESVWNKLHLQIIFYGREYSPARGNKEKDFITKLLFPEKA is encoded by the coding sequence ATGACGAAAAAGCAAAGAGCAAAAATAGTTCAGGAAGAATTAGAAAAATTATATCCCGAAGTTCCGATTCCGCTGGAACACAAAGACGCTTATACTCTGATGGTTGCAGTCGCACTTTCTGCACAGACGACCGACAAAAAAGTGAATCAAATCACGCCAGGACTTTTCGCTGTTGCTGATACGCCTGAAAAAATGGCCAAGCTGAACGTTGAAGAAATTAAAGAATTACTAAATGGACTTGGACTCACAAATAACAAAGCGAAAAACCTTAAAAAAATGGCAGAAGTCTTGGTGGAAAAATACAATTCTGTAGTACCACAAACTTATGAAGAATTGGAAAATCTGGCTGGTGTTGGTCACAAAACAGCTTCGGTGGTGATGAGTCAGGGATTTGGCTTTCCGGCGTTTCCAGTTGATACGCATATCCACAGATTGATGACACAATGGAAATTAACCTCAGGAAAAAATGTTGTTGAAACCGAAAGAGATGCAAAAAGTCTCTGGGATGAAAGCGTTTGGAACAAATTGCACCTTCAGATTATTTTTTACGGACGAGAATATTCTCCAGCGAGAGGTAATAAGGAAAAGGATTTTATTACGAAACTTTTGTTTCCTGAAAAAGCTTAA